From Rhinoraja longicauda isolate Sanriku21f chromosome 24, sRhiLon1.1, whole genome shotgun sequence, one genomic window encodes:
- the LOC144605293 gene encoding kelch domain-containing protein 9-like isoform X1, translating to MQGAAAEARALEGPGARWSWKRAGSSPLLARAFHSANVVAGKLVVYGGTKSAELREMPLGEGVVLTPSLAVEGVVRGGPARSHHGTAVLQGRSLLLVGGWDGRRRISDLHAIELGSPEPGPWRALQQKAGTQSPVGLSGHTVTQLTERRLWVVGREGGVHTQRRFASIFQLHVDIQRGQYWYEEQASRVVSRSGHSASLCRRPGRVGGTVQLLLFGGRNSQGFEEAGAWNERSVQAEPTYAPGLVARLSSLISEGVVTPGTPTSRRHHSTAQVGPFVVLHGGECFNKAVDTIRGDLYIYDTRPSVGQWYQFPASEVELRRVGHRLVVLGEQLCAIGGLGPDGKHCPPDIYTLAIHP from the exons GGAGCAGCGGCAGAGGCCAGGGCCCTGGAGGGTCCAGGGGCCCGCTGGAGCTGGAAGAGGGCGGGCTCGTCGCCGCTGCTGGCCCGGGCCTTCCACAGCGCCAACGTGGTGGCCGGAAAACTGGTGGTGTACGGGGGCACGAAGTCGGCGGAGCTGCGGGAGATGCCTCTGGGTGAGGGGGTGGTCCTGACCCCCTCACTGGCGGTGGAGGGTGTGGTGCGGGGGGGGCCAGCCCGCAGTCACCACGGCACGGCGGTGCTGCAGGGGCGCTCGCTGCTGCTGGTGGGCGGCTGGGACGGCAGGCGACGGATCTCCGATCTCCACGCCATTGAGCTGGGCAGTCCTGAGCCCGGCCCCTGGAGGGCCCTGCAGCAGAAGGCAGGCACCCAATCGCCTGTCGGCCTGAGTGGCCACACCGTCACCCAGCTGACCGAGCGGCGGCTCTGGGTGGTGGGCCGTGAGGGAGGGGTCCACACCCAGAGGAGGTTCGCCAGCATCTTCCAGCTACACGTCGACATCCAGCGAGGTCAGTACTG GTACGAGGAGCAGGCCTCACGGGTGGTCTCACGCTCGGGGCACTCGGCGAGCCTGTGCCGGAGGCCGGGCCGTGTTGGGGGCACAGTCCAGCTGCTGCTGTTCGGGGGGCGCAACAGCCAGGGGTTCGAGGAGGCTGGGGCCTGGAACGAGAGATCCGTGCAG GCTGAGCCGACCTATGCCCCAGGCCTAGTGGCGAGGCTGAGCTCCCTCATCAGTGAGGGGGTGGTGACTCCCGGCACCCCGACCTCCCGGCGACACCACTCCACGGCGCAGGTGGGCCCCTTCGTGGTGCTGCACGGGGGCGAATGCTTCAACAAGGCCGTCGACACCATCCGCGGTGACCTCTACATTTACGACACAC GACCCTCTGTGGGGCAGTGGTATCAGTTTCCTGCCAGCGAGGTGGAGCTGAGGCGTGTTGGACACCGGCTGGTGGTGCTGGGTGAGCAGCTGTGTGCAATCGGTGGTCTGGGCCCAGACGGCAAgcactgcccccctgacatctacACCTTGGCGATCCACCCCTGA
- the LOC144605293 gene encoding kelch domain-containing protein 9-like isoform X2, with product MPLGEGVVLTPSLAVEGVVRGGPARSHHGTAVLQGRSLLLVGGWDGRRRISDLHAIELGSPEPGPWRALQQKAGTQSPVGLSGHTVTQLTERRLWVVGREGGVHTQRRFASIFQLHVDIQRGQYWYEEQASRVVSRSGHSASLCRRPGRVGGTVQLLLFGGRNSQGFEEAGAWNERSVQAEPTYAPGLVARLSSLISEGVVTPGTPTSRRHHSTAQVGPFVVLHGGECFNKAVDTIRGDLYIYDTRPSVGQWYQFPASEVELRRVGHRLVVLGEQLCAIGGLGPDGKHCPPDIYTLAIHP from the exons ATGCCTCTGGGTGAGGGGGTGGTCCTGACCCCCTCACTGGCGGTGGAGGGTGTGGTGCGGGGGGGGCCAGCCCGCAGTCACCACGGCACGGCGGTGCTGCAGGGGCGCTCGCTGCTGCTGGTGGGCGGCTGGGACGGCAGGCGACGGATCTCCGATCTCCACGCCATTGAGCTGGGCAGTCCTGAGCCCGGCCCCTGGAGGGCCCTGCAGCAGAAGGCAGGCACCCAATCGCCTGTCGGCCTGAGTGGCCACACCGTCACCCAGCTGACCGAGCGGCGGCTCTGGGTGGTGGGCCGTGAGGGAGGGGTCCACACCCAGAGGAGGTTCGCCAGCATCTTCCAGCTACACGTCGACATCCAGCGAGGTCAGTACTG GTACGAGGAGCAGGCCTCACGGGTGGTCTCACGCTCGGGGCACTCGGCGAGCCTGTGCCGGAGGCCGGGCCGTGTTGGGGGCACAGTCCAGCTGCTGCTGTTCGGGGGGCGCAACAGCCAGGGGTTCGAGGAGGCTGGGGCCTGGAACGAGAGATCCGTGCAG GCTGAGCCGACCTATGCCCCAGGCCTAGTGGCGAGGCTGAGCTCCCTCATCAGTGAGGGGGTGGTGACTCCCGGCACCCCGACCTCCCGGCGACACCACTCCACGGCGCAGGTGGGCCCCTTCGTGGTGCTGCACGGGGGCGAATGCTTCAACAAGGCCGTCGACACCATCCGCGGTGACCTCTACATTTACGACACAC GACCCTCTGTGGGGCAGTGGTATCAGTTTCCTGCCAGCGAGGTGGAGCTGAGGCGTGTTGGACACCGGCTGGTGGTGCTGGGTGAGCAGCTGTGTGCAATCGGTGGTCTGGGCCCAGACGGCAAgcactgcccccctgacatctacACCTTGGCGATCCACCCCTGA